From the genome of Medicago truncatula cultivar Jemalong A17 chromosome 2, MtrunA17r5.0-ANR, whole genome shotgun sequence:
TaaggtatttatttatttttttattgtttcttagtgtcttttgtttatttgtgaATGTATTATTTCTCACTTACGTCAATATTTGCTTGCTTGGATATCTAATGGcttttgcataaattttttccATATAGGTTATTGACATGCTTGCACCATACCAAAGAGGAGGAAATATTGGGTTGATTGGTTGCGCTGGGGTAGGCAAAAGTATACTTATGATGGAACTGATGAATATTGTTGCTGACATTTATGGTATATGCTAGCTTAATGCACTTATTTATTCTTGTTGAGATGTCATTTTTCCTGTAATATAtactataatttaattatttcccATTTATTAGGTGGTTTGTCTGTTTTTGCCGGAATTAAAGAACAATCCCAAGAGGGTGAGGACTTGTACAGAAGAATGGTTAGCGATGGTATCATTAAGCTAGGTGATAAGCAGGCAAGTGAAGTCAATGATACTATTATTCATGATATACattcaatatattatttgaaatatttgcATTTATAATAGTCAATCATGAATGCTTCATGGATTTCAGAGTCAAAGCAAATGTGCGTTTGTGTGTGGTCAAATAAATGACCCCCCTGGTGCTCGTAGCCGTGTTGTTTATACTGGACTTACAGTTGCGGAAGGTTTCCGTGATGAAGGACGAAAAGTGCTTCTTTTTGTTGACAACCATTTCAGATTTACTCAAGTATTACAACTTATCTATGataatttttcttcatatatcaATTGACATTCTgcttattttttcatttgataataatataatatatgatgCAATTGAAGGCTGATTCGGAGTTATCTACTTTGCTTGGTCGTATCCCATCGGCTGTTGGTTATCAACCAACACTGTCCATTGATATCCATAGTCTTCAAGAACGTATCGCAGCCACATCTAAGAGTTTTATTACCTCTTTCCATACTATCTATCCTGGTGATGACGTTGATGTTCACTTGGATGCTGCAACCGTCTTCTCAAAAGAGGTTTGATTATGTTTGTTAAAGTGGATATTGCTTTGATATTTTTGGTTATCATCAgctaaattatttgatttttaatactTATTGTATAGATCTTTGATCGTGGAATCTATCCGGCTATTGACCCTTTGAAATCAACATCTAGTTTACTATCTCCACACTGTCTGCATGAAGATCACTTTGAAGTTGCTGATGGTGTAATACGAAATCTCCAACACTACAAGAATCTTCAAGATATCATTGCTATTTTAGGAGTGGATGAGCTTAGTGAAGATGATCAACTGATTATTACTCGTGCTCGTAAAATTGAGCTATTTTTAGGTCAGCCTTTGTCTGTGGTAGCCTATCCTAGATCTCAGGAAACATATGTTCATTTGGATGATACCCTTAAGGGTTTCCaggtatttttttcttttttctccatTAGTCTCATTTTATCCAACCAGACAAAGATTCGGTTGTTGGTTATTGTAACTGTAATCTCATCCTGTTGCTATTAGTGCTTTGGTAACCTAGAGTTTTGTTGAGTATTGTTATCATGTGGCCAAAGTTAATTGaaaatagttaaatttaaaaaataacatgacattAAATGATTGTATATTATTGAGTAACATACCCAACAAAACTCCttgcctttttattttttcagaagctatgcatgtttttcgtttttgtttttgtctgtTGCATGTCATTGTACTAGAAACTAAGTTtggaaatttcatttaaatttccAATAATCtacatttgaatatttttatatcttaaaaattttcaattgctttatttatttatttattattatttaaaaacgtGTATTATGGTGAGTTCAATATAGTACAAACTATCCAATCTGGTACTATTCCATATATACGTTATTAAAAGAATATGTTTAGTGATTATCTTTGAATTTACTCATAATGTTATTTGCTAGGATGGCTGCAAACCAACCGCTCTCTTATTGTGTAACTTGCAGGGTTTGTTGGATGGCGAATACGATTACATTCCTGATGCCTATTTTCACATGACTTGTGGCATTAAAGATGTCATTGCAGCGTATGAAAACCATCTCTTGGCTGGAATGCAATGCAACTAATTCTTCTCTATCATGCTATGTGCTTTTGTGGATATCATTAGCATGGGtagtttcttcaacaaaaaattcaaagtgaTCTATCTGTTCTCCTCGAATTGTTGATTTTGATAGTTAATTGACCGCCAACGCTTGTACACATAACCAAATCAAACACGATCTATCTGTTCTTCTACCTTGTCAACAACCAAATTCtacattttcccaatctcactaTGTTGTGGTTaatgaagaagaactcaaagttAATGGCGCAaagagtatttttattttgctataCTGTAGAGAAAAATTGTGTACCCATACTCGAACGGGTGTTCAAAATCgaaaccaatccaaaccaaaaccgcaaaaaaccaCATTTGGCTTGGATATATTCGGATAACTTTTTTATT
Proteins encoded in this window:
- the LOC25486943 gene encoding ATP synthase subunit beta, mitochondrial, whose product is MVVSRRLVSSLIRLWKPSVSCSTLIRSSTSCASRHTYGGISQYASSASTPLSRQAKIEVPGGPQISDEFTGQDAIGHVCQVVDTLVDVKFKEGLPLPQIRTALEVLDHSSRLVLEVADHLGEGVVRTIAMSPTEGVARGWRVLNTGSPITVPVGRVTLGRVMNVIGETIDDYGELKAEKMLPIYRKAPSFYERNKTPVILQTGIKVIDMLAPYQRGGNIGLIGCAGVGKSILMMELMNIVADIYGGLSVFAGIKEQSQEGEDLYRRMVSDGIIKLGDKQSQSKCAFVCGQINDPPGARSRVVYTGLTVAEGFRDEGRKVLLFVDNHFRFTQADSELSTLLGRIPSAVGYQPTLSIDIHSLQERIAATSKSFITSFHTIYPGDDVDVHLDAATVFSKEIFDRGIYPAIDPLKSTSSLLSPHCLHEDHFEVADGVIRNLQHYKNLQDIIAILGVDELSEDDQLIITRARKIELFLGQPLSVVAYPRSQETYVHLDDTLKGFQGLLDGEYDYIPDAYFHMTCGIKDVIAAYENHLLAGMQCN